Proteins from a genomic interval of Xanthomonas sp. AM6:
- a CDS encoding acyltransferase family protein: MSGVKQGRTGVRFRSEIEGLRGVAVLMVVLAHARLPFLPGGYVGVDVFFVISGFLITGLLQQELQATGSIDVRQFYARRIRRLLPAFGVMLVATAALALWLLPSSSWGTQAEAARWAALWASNMFFAGADSGYFDQGAEANLYLHTWSLSAEEQFYLIWPTLIGLAWKFGRRRGATTLVWALVALGFGLTVAATALEPLHAYYQMPCRLWQLALGAGVQLSAGQARLSLRRVHAARAVGCLLLVVAALCLAPDRISYPGLWALLPTLAAALLLLNGPDGWRDAWLDLKPLRFLGRLSYSWYLWHWPVLVLGFSLAGRTPSVGLVAAALSLVPAWLSWRLVEQRVRTMERGRATTWVLAGLLVSAVLAYAAMAWEQAAFVPGRSDTRNQALLTTLTTPALYRQPGCDEWFHADRLVPCTLVRATSEEAPTVVLAGDSVAAQWSTALESIARARGWNLVVLTKSSCPMLDHPFVYPRLNRRYVECERWRDRVVAYLHERRPTLLVLGSSAAYAFDPADWERGTRRFLTRIEGAAQRTVLLAPTPLLPFDGPQCALARSGQNGHLARECSVPLQQVRPSALIARLQAAVAGHASVRLVDLGDAVCPGQTCSAERNGVLLYRDGQHLNASYVLQLAPALDAALDRPSAR, translated from the coding sequence ATGTCCGGAGTCAAACAGGGGCGGACAGGGGTGAGGTTCCGTAGCGAGATCGAAGGTCTGCGCGGCGTCGCGGTGCTGATGGTGGTGCTGGCCCACGCCAGGCTTCCGTTTCTGCCCGGCGGCTACGTGGGCGTGGACGTCTTCTTCGTCATCTCCGGGTTTCTCATCACCGGCCTGTTGCAGCAGGAACTGCAGGCGACCGGCAGCATCGATGTCCGGCAGTTCTACGCGCGCCGCATCAGGCGCTTGCTTCCGGCATTCGGCGTCATGCTTGTGGCGACGGCGGCGCTTGCGCTCTGGTTGCTGCCCAGCAGCAGTTGGGGCACGCAGGCCGAAGCCGCGCGCTGGGCCGCGCTGTGGGCATCGAACATGTTTTTCGCGGGTGCCGATTCCGGCTATTTCGATCAGGGAGCCGAAGCCAATCTCTATCTGCATACCTGGTCGCTGAGCGCCGAGGAGCAGTTCTACCTGATCTGGCCCACGCTCATCGGCCTTGCGTGGAAGTTCGGACGCCGGCGCGGCGCGACGACGCTCGTCTGGGCGCTGGTGGCGTTGGGGTTCGGGTTGACGGTGGCGGCCACCGCGCTGGAGCCATTGCATGCCTACTACCAGATGCCGTGTCGCCTCTGGCAATTGGCGTTGGGCGCGGGCGTCCAGCTTTCCGCCGGCCAGGCGCGTCTTTCGCTGCGGCGGGTCCATGCCGCTCGTGCCGTCGGCTGCCTGCTGCTGGTCGTTGCGGCGCTCTGCCTGGCACCGGATCGGATCTCGTATCCGGGGCTGTGGGCGCTGTTGCCGACGCTGGCCGCGGCGTTGCTGCTGCTGAACGGCCCGGACGGCTGGCGGGACGCCTGGCTGGACCTGAAACCGCTGCGATTCCTCGGCCGATTGTCGTACAGCTGGTATCTCTGGCACTGGCCGGTCCTGGTCCTGGGTTTCTCGTTGGCGGGCCGCACTCCATCGGTCGGACTGGTGGCCGCGGCGCTGTCGCTGGTTCCCGCGTGGCTCAGCTGGAGGCTGGTCGAACAGCGCGTTCGCACGATGGAGCGCGGCCGGGCAACCACCTGGGTGCTGGCTGGCCTGCTGGTATCGGCCGTGTTGGCCTATGCGGCGATGGCGTGGGAGCAGGCGGCTTTCGTTCCTGGGCGATCCGATACGCGGAACCAGGCCTTGCTGACGACCCTGACCACCCCGGCGCTCTACCGGCAGCCCGGCTGCGACGAGTGGTTCCATGCCGACCGCCTCGTTCCTTGCACCCTGGTCCGTGCCACGTCCGAAGAAGCTCCGACCGTGGTGCTGGCGGGCGACAGCGTCGCGGCGCAATGGTCGACCGCGCTGGAGAGCATTGCCCGTGCGCGCGGCTGGAACCTCGTGGTTCTGACCAAATCGTCGTGCCCGATGCTCGATCATCCATTTGTCTATCCGCGGCTCAACCGACGCTACGTGGAGTGCGAGCGTTGGCGGGACCGTGTGGTGGCGTATCTGCACGAGCGGCGGCCGACGTTGCTGGTGCTGGGTTCTTCGGCGGCCTATGCGTTCGATCCGGCGGATTGGGAGCGCGGGACGCGCCGGTTCCTGACGCGGATCGAGGGCGCTGCGCAGCGCACCGTCCTGCTCGCGCCGACGCCGCTCTTGCCGTTCGATGGCCCGCAGTGCGCGCTGGCGCGTTCCGGGCAGAACGGGCACTTGGCGCGGGAGTGCAGCGTACCGTTGCAGCAGGTCCGGCCCAGCGCGCTCATCGCGCGGCTGCAGGCCGCTGTCGCGGGCCATGCGTCGGTGCGTCTGGTCGATCTGGGGGATGCGGTCTGCCCAGGGCAGACCTGCTCCGCCGAGCGCAACGGCGTGCTGCTGTATCGGGATGGGCAACACCTCAACGCGAGCTATGTTCTGCAACTGGCGCCGGCGCTGGACGCCGCACTGGATCGGCCCTCTGCCCGTTGA
- a CDS encoding pyrroloquinoline quinone-dependent dehydrogenase, translating to MGLALGVGGICAAAPGGDWSSYAGAPGGGQHSPLAQITPDNVGRLRIAWSFRTGELGAGLPDPERRRFEANPLVVDGRMYLVTGTGIAFALDAASGRELWSFDARISRGKHYSDPASRGVSFWRDARAVDGACRERIVFGTLDARLIALDAADGRLCAGFGRGGTIDLHAGVDVHDTPSDAWSNYAVTSPPVVAGDVMVVGSSIGDNRGHALEQGVVRGYDVRSGRELWRWDPVPRAAAAAAAAGWQPEQAATVGGGNAWAPLAVDLALGLVYVPTGSASPDYYGGERLGDNRDANSLVALELHSGRRVWARQLVHHDLWDYDLASQPVLATVQTARGPREAVLQATKTGFLFAFNRRDGTPVFPISEVPVPATDVPGERAAPTQPMPEPALRLARHTPLTVADAWGPTPAARRECEALIAGLRSDGLFTPPSMRGTIALPGWAGGVNWGGIAVDPQRQLAIMPVSDLPMQVALIPRAQFSEADHARHPDQQFNDMEGTPYYMRRGMLASSGGIPCVKPPWGRLVAVDLRTRTVAWERPLGTLEEKLPWLPLEVGTPLLGGAVTTAGGLTFIAAAADARLRALDSASGRTLWDAKLPAGGQATPSVYAVGGKQYVVLAAGGREGMGTMGDYVVAYTLDGEGSEVVFQHGVAARMATLAAAALALCAGVVALWRRWRRWRHAKTGGRGNT from the coding sequence GTGGGACTGGCGTTGGGCGTCGGTGGGATCTGCGCGGCGGCACCGGGGGGCGATTGGTCCAGTTATGCCGGCGCGCCCGGCGGCGGCCAGCATTCGCCGCTGGCCCAGATCACCCCGGACAACGTCGGGCGGCTGCGCATCGCCTGGTCGTTCCGGACCGGCGAACTCGGCGCCGGACTGCCCGATCCGGAACGGCGCCGCTTCGAGGCCAACCCGCTGGTGGTGGACGGGCGCATGTACCTGGTCACCGGCACCGGCATCGCCTTCGCGCTGGACGCGGCCAGTGGCCGCGAACTGTGGTCGTTCGACGCCAGGATTTCGCGCGGCAAGCACTACAGCGATCCGGCCTCGCGCGGGGTGAGCTTCTGGCGCGACGCGCGGGCCGTGGACGGCGCGTGCCGCGAGCGGATCGTGTTCGGCACCCTGGACGCGCGGCTGATCGCGCTGGACGCGGCCGACGGCCGGCTCTGCGCCGGGTTCGGCCGCGGCGGCACGATCGACCTGCACGCCGGCGTCGATGTGCACGACACGCCCAGCGACGCCTGGTCGAACTATGCGGTGACCTCGCCGCCGGTGGTGGCCGGCGACGTGATGGTGGTCGGCAGTTCGATCGGCGACAACCGCGGGCACGCGCTGGAGCAGGGCGTGGTGCGCGGCTACGACGTGCGCAGCGGCCGCGAGCTGTGGCGCTGGGATCCGGTGCCGCGCGCGGCCGCCGCCGCGGCCGCGGCCGGTTGGCAGCCGGAGCAGGCGGCCACGGTCGGTGGCGGCAATGCCTGGGCGCCGCTGGCGGTGGACCTGGCGCTGGGGCTGGTCTACGTGCCGACCGGGTCGGCCAGTCCCGACTACTACGGTGGCGAGCGGCTCGGCGACAACCGCGATGCGAATTCGCTGGTGGCGCTGGAGCTGCACAGCGGGCGTCGGGTATGGGCGCGGCAACTGGTGCATCACGACCTGTGGGACTACGACCTGGCCTCGCAGCCGGTGCTGGCGACGGTGCAGACCGCGCGGGGTCCGCGCGAGGCGGTGCTGCAGGCGACCAAGACCGGTTTCCTGTTCGCCTTCAACCGCCGCGACGGCACCCCGGTGTTCCCGATCAGCGAAGTGCCGGTGCCGGCCACGGACGTGCCCGGCGAGCGCGCCGCGCCGACCCAGCCGATGCCCGAGCCGGCGCTGCGCCTGGCGCGGCACACGCCGCTGACCGTCGCCGATGCCTGGGGGCCGACCCCGGCCGCGCGCCGCGAGTGCGAGGCGCTGATCGCCGGGCTGCGCTCGGACGGCCTGTTCACCCCGCCCAGCATGCGCGGCACGATCGCGTTGCCGGGCTGGGCCGGCGGGGTGAACTGGGGCGGCATCGCAGTGGACCCGCAGCGCCAGTTGGCGATCATGCCGGTGTCGGACCTGCCGATGCAGGTGGCGCTGATCCCGCGCGCGCAGTTCAGCGAGGCCGACCACGCGCGCCATCCCGACCAGCAGTTCAACGACATGGAAGGCACGCCGTACTACATGCGCCGCGGCATGCTGGCCTCGTCCGGCGGCATCCCCTGCGTCAAGCCGCCATGGGGACGGCTGGTGGCGGTGGACCTGCGCACGCGCACGGTCGCCTGGGAGCGCCCGCTCGGCACGCTGGAGGAAAAGCTGCCGTGGCTGCCGCTGGAAGTGGGCACGCCGCTGCTCGGCGGCGCGGTGACCACCGCCGGCGGCCTGACCTTCATCGCCGCGGCGGCCGACGCGCGCCTGCGCGCGCTCGACAGCGCCAGCGGCAGGACCCTGTGGGACGCCAAGCTGCCGGCCGGCGGCCAGGCCACGCCGTCGGTCTACGCGGTGGGCGGCAAGCAGTACGTGGTGCTCGCCGCCGGCGGCCGCGAAGGCATGGGAACGATGGGCGACTACGTGGTCGCATACACGCTCGACGGCGAGGGCAGCGAGGTAGTGTTCCAGCACGGCGTGGCCGCGCGGATGGCGACGCTGGCGGCGGCTGCGCTGGCGTTGTGTGCGGGAGTGGTGGCGCTGTGGCGGCGCTGGCGTCGGTGGCGCCATGCGAAGACCGGCGGTCGCGGCAACACTTGA
- a CDS encoding NAD+ synthase — protein MSSSLRIAMAQFDFPVGAVAQNTDRIIAMIEEARDEYGADIVLFPELAVSGYPPEDLLLRPGFLADCELAVQRIAVRVHGIVAVVGWPQSAGSVVYNAASVLRGGRVDTTYRKRELPNYAVFDERRYFDVDPDGGSCVFEVKGTPVGLVICEDLWFPEPLADTARNGAELVLVPNASPFERGKHAQRDALLAERVRETGVALAYLNVVGGQDALVFDGASVVADGDGSVHPAAAAFTDQWLVVDYATQTRAFTPLRWIDDGDESVDALAWRAVVRGLRDYCGKNRFSKVWLGLSGGIDSALVLAMAVDALGADNVTAVRLPSRYTAGLSNDLADEQCRALGVKLETVEIEPAFQGLLQALGPLFEGTQADVTEENLQSRSRGVILMALANKFGGLLLTTGNKSEYAVGYATIYGDMCGGYAPLKDLYKTEVFGLAKWRNTVGGAPVIPPAVIARPPSAELRANQTDQDSLPPYDVLDGILYRYVDQEQSRDEIVAAGYAPEVVDHVVRLVRITEWKRHQAAPGPKVSRRAFGRERRYPITNGYQA, from the coding sequence ATGTCTTCTTCCCTTCGCATCGCCATGGCCCAGTTCGATTTCCCGGTCGGCGCCGTGGCCCAGAACACCGACCGCATCATCGCGATGATCGAGGAGGCGCGCGACGAGTACGGCGCCGACATCGTGCTGTTCCCGGAGCTGGCGGTCAGCGGCTATCCGCCGGAGGACCTGCTGCTGCGTCCGGGCTTCCTCGCCGATTGCGAACTGGCGGTGCAGCGCATCGCGGTGCGCGTGCACGGCATCGTCGCGGTGGTCGGCTGGCCGCAGAGCGCCGGCAGCGTGGTCTACAACGCGGCCAGCGTGCTGCGCGGCGGGCGCGTCGACACCACCTACCGCAAGCGCGAGCTGCCCAACTACGCGGTGTTCGACGAGCGCCGCTATTTCGACGTCGATCCGGACGGCGGCAGCTGCGTGTTCGAGGTCAAGGGCACGCCGGTCGGCCTGGTGATCTGCGAGGACCTGTGGTTCCCCGAGCCGCTGGCCGATACCGCGCGCAACGGCGCCGAGCTGGTGCTGGTGCCCAACGCCTCGCCGTTCGAGCGCGGCAAGCATGCGCAGCGCGATGCGTTGCTGGCCGAGCGCGTGCGCGAGACCGGCGTGGCGCTGGCCTATCTCAACGTCGTCGGCGGCCAGGATGCGCTGGTGTTCGACGGCGCCTCGGTGGTCGCCGACGGCGACGGCAGCGTGCATCCGGCCGCGGCTGCGTTCACCGACCAATGGCTCGTGGTGGACTACGCGACGCAGACGCGCGCGTTCACCCCGTTGCGCTGGATCGACGACGGCGACGAGAGCGTGGACGCGCTGGCCTGGCGCGCGGTGGTGCGCGGGCTGCGCGACTACTGCGGCAAGAACCGGTTTTCCAAGGTGTGGCTGGGCCTGTCCGGCGGCATCGATTCGGCGCTGGTGCTGGCGATGGCGGTGGACGCGCTCGGGGCGGACAACGTCACCGCGGTGCGGCTGCCGTCGCGCTACACCGCCGGCCTGTCCAACGACCTGGCGGACGAGCAGTGCCGCGCGCTGGGCGTGAAGCTGGAGACGGTGGAGATCGAGCCGGCGTTCCAAGGCCTGCTGCAGGCGCTGGGCCCGTTGTTCGAGGGTACCCAGGCCGACGTCACCGAGGAGAACCTGCAGTCGCGCAGCCGCGGCGTGATCCTGATGGCGCTGGCCAACAAGTTCGGCGGGCTGCTGCTGACCACCGGCAACAAGAGCGAGTACGCGGTCGGCTACGCCACCATCTACGGCGACATGTGCGGCGGCTATGCGCCGCTGAAGGACCTGTACAAGACCGAAGTGTTCGGCCTGGCGAAATGGCGCAACACGGTCGGCGGCGCGCCGGTGATCCCGCCGGCGGTGATCGCGCGGCCGCCGTCGGCGGAACTGCGCGCCAACCAGACCGACCAGGATTCGCTGCCGCCCTACGACGTGCTCGACGGCATCCTGTACCGCTATGTCGACCAGGAACAGTCGCGCGACGAGATCGTCGCCGCCGGCTACGCGCCGGAGGTGGTCGACCACGTGGTGCGGCTGGTGCGCATCACCGAATGGAAGCGGCACCAGGCCGCGCCGGGCCCGAAGGTGTCGCGCCGCGCGTTCGGCCGCGAGCGGCGCTATCCGATCACCAACGGGTACCAGGCGTAG
- the egtD gene encoding L-histidine N(alpha)-methyltransferase codes for MNAVTARALTEAALTDLHPQPDDIAADAVAGLSRSPKQLPSKYFYDAEGSRLFEAITRQPEYYLTRTELDLLEARMPSIAQAVGSGAHVVELGSGSGRKTELLLDGLREPVAYTPIEISRDMLMSSTARLAERFPRIQMLPVCADFTTPVALPAPRRSARRTLVFFPGSTLGNFTREDGIKLLASMRATMRQDGCALIGIDLVKDVSVLEAAYNDAAGVTAEFTVNLLRRLNREIGSDFALDQFRHRAVYSRERQRIETFLVSQRAQQVNVGGRRFDFAAGEAMQVEYSHKYTDQSFGEMAAAAGLRVSHGWNAQDDAFGLRLLQAV; via the coding sequence ATGAACGCCGTGACCGCCCGTGCACTGACCGAAGCCGCGCTCACCGACCTGCACCCGCAGCCGGACGACATCGCCGCCGATGCGGTCGCCGGGCTGTCGCGCAGCCCCAAGCAGTTGCCGTCCAAGTATTTCTACGATGCCGAGGGCTCGCGCCTGTTCGAGGCGATCACTCGCCAGCCCGAGTACTACCTGACCCGCACCGAGCTGGACCTGCTGGAAGCGCGGATGCCGTCGATCGCGCAGGCGGTGGGCAGTGGCGCGCACGTGGTGGAACTGGGCAGCGGCAGCGGGCGCAAGACCGAACTGCTGCTGGACGGCCTGCGCGAGCCGGTGGCCTATACCCCGATCGAGATCTCGCGCGACATGCTGATGTCCAGCACCGCGCGCCTGGCCGAGCGCTTCCCGCGCATCCAGATGCTGCCGGTCTGCGCCGACTTCACCACGCCGGTGGCGCTGCCGGCGCCGCGGCGCAGCGCGCGCCGCACGCTGGTGTTCTTCCCCGGCTCCACGCTGGGCAACTTCACCCGCGAGGACGGCATCAAGCTGCTGGCGTCGATGCGCGCGACGATGCGCCAGGACGGTTGCGCGCTGATCGGCATCGACCTGGTCAAGGACGTGTCGGTGCTGGAAGCGGCCTACAACGACGCGGCCGGCGTCACCGCCGAGTTCACCGTGAACCTGCTGCGCCGGCTCAACCGCGAGATCGGCAGCGACTTCGCCCTGGACCAGTTCCGCCATCGCGCCGTGTACTCGCGCGAACGCCAGCGCATCGAGACCTTCCTGGTCAGCCAGCGCGCGCAGCAGGTCAACGTGGGCGGGCGCCGCTTCGACTTCGCCGCCGGCGAGGCAATGCAGGTCGAATACAGCCACAAGTACACCGACCAGAGCTTCGGCGAGATGGCCGCCGCGGCCGGCCTGCGGGTCAGCCACGGCTGGAATGCGCAGGACGATGCGTTCGGGTTGCGGTTGCTGCAGGCGGTGTGA
- the egtB gene encoding ergothioneine biosynthesis protein EgtB, translating into MQATSPAASPSPAASAVPLAARFRHVRQRTGQLAAPLSEEDAMVQSMDDASPAKWHLAHTTWFFERFVLAADAGYRAVDPQWDYLFNSYYQSVGPMHARPRRGVLSRPSLAQVLDYRAEIETRVLARLQAGDLSAQTLQVLELGLHHEQQHQELLLTDIKHAFWSNPLAPAYRDDLAATQAPATALRWIQRDEQLCEIGAPGWPAHADFAYDNESPRHRVLVPAHALASRPVSNAEYAQFIADGGYRNVALWLSDGWARRSAEDWQRPLYWHADGAREFTLGGWRERDPHAPVCHISLFEADAYARWAGARLPTEAEWEQAATGAAIAGNFADADALHPQSAAHGEAGLQQLFGDVWEWTGSAYLAYPGFRPWSGALGEYNGKFMNAQWVLRGGSCATPHDHIRASYRNFFPSDARWQFAGVRLAKDPV; encoded by the coding sequence ATGCAAGCGACCTCTCCGGCGGCATCCCCCTCGCCCGCGGCGTCCGCCGTGCCGCTGGCGGCGCGTTTCCGCCACGTGCGCCAGCGCACCGGCCAGCTCGCCGCGCCGTTGAGCGAGGAAGACGCGATGGTGCAGAGCATGGACGACGCCAGTCCTGCGAAATGGCACCTCGCCCACACCACCTGGTTCTTCGAGCGCTTCGTGCTGGCCGCCGACGCCGGCTACCGCGCGGTCGATCCGCAGTGGGACTACCTGTTCAACAGCTACTACCAGAGCGTGGGCCCGATGCATGCGCGGCCGCGCCGCGGCGTGCTGTCGCGTCCGTCGCTGGCGCAGGTGCTGGACTACCGCGCCGAGATCGAGACCCGGGTGCTGGCGCGGCTGCAGGCCGGGGACCTGTCGGCGCAGACGCTGCAGGTGCTGGAACTGGGCCTGCACCACGAGCAGCAGCACCAGGAGCTGCTGCTGACCGACATCAAGCACGCGTTCTGGAGCAATCCGCTGGCCCCGGCGTACCGCGACGATCTGGCCGCGACGCAGGCGCCGGCCACGGCGCTGCGCTGGATCCAGCGCGACGAGCAGCTGTGCGAGATCGGCGCCCCCGGCTGGCCGGCGCACGCGGACTTCGCCTACGACAACGAGTCGCCGCGGCACCGCGTGCTGGTGCCGGCGCATGCGCTGGCCAGCCGCCCGGTCAGCAATGCCGAGTACGCGCAGTTCATCGCCGACGGCGGCTACCGCAACGTCGCGCTGTGGCTCAGCGACGGCTGGGCGCGGCGCAGCGCCGAGGATTGGCAGCGGCCGCTGTACTGGCATGCCGACGGCGCGCGCGAATTCACCCTGGGCGGCTGGCGCGAGCGCGATCCGCATGCGCCGGTCTGCCACATCAGCCTGTTCGAGGCCGACGCCTACGCGCGCTGGGCGGGCGCGCGCCTGCCGACCGAAGCCGAGTGGGAACAGGCCGCCACCGGCGCGGCCATCGCCGGCAATTTCGCCGATGCCGATGCGCTGCACCCGCAGTCCGCCGCGCACGGCGAGGCCGGCCTGCAGCAGCTGTTCGGCGACGTCTGGGAATGGACCGGCAGCGCCTACCTGGCCTACCCCGGCTTCCGTCCCTGGTCGGGCGCGCTGGGCGAATACAACGGCAAGTTCATGAACGCGCAATGGGTGCTGCGCGGCGGCAGCTGCGCCACGCCGCACGACCACATCCGCGCCAGCTACCGCAACTTCTTTCCCTCCGATGCGCGGTGGCAATTCGCCGGCGTGCGCCTGGCCAAGGATCCCGTATGA
- a CDS encoding aminotransferase class V-fold PLP-dependent enzyme has translation MPPAASSNASPFASEAPPVPVDFAAAPQAFVLPDGVRYLDTASKGPRLASALAAGQAALAASVAPWTLSFDAWREQIEQLRGLAAATLFEGDGDGLAMVPSAAYGLATAARQLPLAAGEAVLLLDGQFPSNLLLWQQRCAETGAQLAVVQRGPQQDWTEAVLAALDAQPRVRIATLPHAYWRDGTLLDLDRIAARVHAAGAALVLDLSQSLGVLPARLAAWRPDFVVAVGHKWLLGPMGLAWLWAAPHWRAHGVPIEHHWQTRDPGADWHFPAEAAPPFRAGARRFDAGGVADPLRLAMATAALRQLQQWEPARIAARLGELGTAFEDELQAQGAGDWIAPGHAPHLYALRPPLPAMQALLPWLQRTQVICTHRHGALRIAPYLQLSPEAMRGLAREMVAVARG, from the coding sequence ATGCCTCCAGCAGCTTCGTCCAACGCTTCCCCGTTCGCCTCCGAAGCGCCGCCCGTCCCGGTCGATTTCGCCGCGGCGCCGCAGGCCTTCGTCCTGCCCGATGGGGTGCGCTATCTGGACACCGCCAGCAAGGGGCCGCGGCTGGCCAGCGCGCTCGCCGCCGGGCAGGCGGCGCTGGCCGCGTCGGTCGCGCCGTGGACGCTGTCCTTCGACGCCTGGCGGGAGCAGATCGAGCAGCTGCGCGGCCTGGCCGCGGCGACCCTGTTCGAGGGCGATGGCGACGGCCTGGCGATGGTGCCGTCGGCCGCCTACGGCCTGGCCACCGCGGCGCGGCAATTGCCGCTGGCGGCCGGCGAGGCGGTGCTGCTGCTGGACGGCCAGTTTCCATCGAACCTGCTGCTGTGGCAGCAGCGCTGCGCCGAGACCGGCGCGCAGCTGGCGGTGGTGCAGCGCGGACCGCAGCAGGACTGGACCGAGGCGGTGCTGGCGGCGCTGGACGCGCAGCCGCGGGTGCGGATCGCGACGCTGCCGCATGCCTACTGGCGCGACGGCACGTTGCTGGACCTGGACCGCATCGCCGCGCGCGTGCATGCGGCCGGCGCGGCGCTGGTGCTGGACCTGAGCCAGAGCCTGGGCGTGCTGCCGGCGCGACTGGCGGCGTGGCGGCCGGACTTCGTGGTCGCGGTCGGGCACAAATGGCTGCTCGGGCCGATGGGGCTGGCCTGGCTGTGGGCCGCGCCGCACTGGCGCGCGCATGGCGTGCCGATCGAGCATCACTGGCAGACCCGCGATCCGGGCGCCGACTGGCATTTCCCGGCCGAGGCGGCGCCGCCGTTCCGCGCCGGCGCGCGCCGCTTCGATGCCGGCGGCGTCGCCGACCCGCTGCGGCTGGCGATGGCCACCGCGGCGCTGCGGCAGCTGCAGCAGTGGGAACCGGCGCGGATCGCGGCGCGGCTGGGCGAACTCGGCACGGCGTTCGAGGATGAGCTGCAGGCGCAGGGCGCGGGCGACTGGATCGCGCCCGGGCACGCGCCGCATCTGTACGCGCTGCGCCCGCCGCTGCCGGCGATGCAGGCCTTGCTGCCGTGGCTGCAGCGCACACAGGTGATCTGCACGCACCGCCACGGCGCATTGCGCATCGCGCCGTACCTGCAGCTGAGCCCGGAGGCGATGCGCGGGCTGGCGCGGGAGATGGTGGCCGTGGCGCGCGGGTGA
- a CDS encoding glycine betaine ABC transporter substrate-binding protein, which produces MVALAALLALCAGSAAAAPAKVVVGSKNFTEAVVLGEIAAGAGRQAGVEVEHRRQLGGTRILWRALEQGSIDAYAEYTGTLAAELLQLPDADDAALRRALARRGLAMSAPLGFDNTYAFGMRRQRAQALGIARISDLAAHPALKLGLSNEFVSRADGWPGVRDAYRLPQTPTGLDHDLAYRALDSGAIDLTDLYSTDAEIPAHDLLVLQDDRRYFPRYAAVFLYRSDLAQRAPRFVQALEGLGGRIDAATMQRLNAEAKLDKRAESAIAAQWLGIAAPAQDGRLARLLQRTREHLALVGLSLGLALLVALPLGILAAYRPRLGQVVLSLTGVLQTLPSLAVFVFMIPLFGIGAQPAIAALFLYSLLPIVRNTHAGLTGIARELRETAAAIGLPPGTRLWRIELPLALRTILAGIKTAAVINVGTATLGALIGAGGYGQPILTGIRLDDIGLILEGAVPAALLALLVQALFEGLERWLTPRGLRLAARR; this is translated from the coding sequence CTGGTCGCGCTCGCGGCGTTGCTGGCCCTGTGCGCCGGCAGCGCAGCGGCGGCGCCGGCGAAAGTGGTGGTCGGCTCGAAGAACTTCACCGAGGCGGTGGTGCTCGGCGAGATCGCCGCCGGCGCCGGACGCCAGGCCGGCGTGGAGGTCGAACACCGGCGCCAGCTCGGCGGCACCCGCATCCTGTGGCGCGCGCTGGAGCAGGGCTCGATCGACGCCTATGCCGAGTACACCGGCACCCTGGCCGCGGAGCTGCTGCAACTGCCCGACGCCGACGATGCCGCGCTGCGCCGCGCTCTGGCCCGGCGCGGCCTGGCGATGAGCGCGCCGCTGGGCTTCGACAACACCTATGCGTTCGGCATGCGCCGGCAGCGCGCGCAAGCGCTGGGCATCGCGCGCATCTCCGACCTGGCCGCGCATCCGGCGCTGAAGCTCGGGCTCAGCAACGAGTTCGTCTCGCGCGCCGACGGCTGGCCCGGGGTGCGCGACGCCTACCGGCTGCCGCAGACGCCGACCGGGCTGGACCACGACCTGGCCTATCGCGCGCTGGACAGCGGCGCGATCGACCTCACCGACCTGTACAGCACCGACGCCGAGATCCCCGCGCACGACCTGCTGGTGCTGCAGGACGACCGCCGCTACTTCCCGCGCTACGCCGCGGTGTTCCTGTATCGCAGCGACCTGGCGCAGCGCGCGCCGCGGTTCGTGCAGGCGCTGGAAGGCCTGGGCGGGCGCATCGACGCGGCGACGATGCAACGGCTCAACGCCGAGGCGAAGCTGGACAAGCGCGCCGAAAGCGCGATCGCCGCGCAATGGCTGGGCATCGCCGCCCCGGCCCAGGACGGCCGGCTGGCGCGCCTGCTGCAGCGCACCCGCGAACACCTGGCGCTGGTCGGCCTGTCGCTGGGCCTGGCGCTGCTGGTGGCGCTGCCGCTGGGCATCCTCGCCGCCTACCGGCCGCGGCTCGGCCAGGTGGTGCTGTCGCTGACCGGGGTGCTGCAGACGCTGCCGTCGCTGGCGGTGTTCGTGTTCATGATCCCGCTGTTCGGCATCGGCGCCCAACCGGCGATCGCCGCGCTGTTCCTGTACAGCCTGCTGCCGATCGTGCGCAACACCCATGCCGGCCTGACCGGCATCGCCCGCGAACTGCGCGAGACCGCCGCGGCGATCGGCCTGCCGCCGGGCACGCGGCTGTGGCGGATCGAACTGCCGCTGGCCTTGCGCACCATCCTGGCCGGAATCAAGACCGCCGCGGTGATCAACGTCGGCACCGCGACCCTGGGCGCCTTGATCGGCGCCGGTGGCTACGGCCAGCCGATCCTCACCGGCATCCGCCTGGACGACATCGGCCTGATCCTGGAAGGCGCGGTGCCGGCGGCGTTGCTCGCACTGCTGGTGCAAGCGCTGTTCGAGGGCCTGGAACGCTGGCTGACTCCGCGCGGCCTGCGCCTGGCGGCACGGCGCTGA